From Nitratidesulfovibrio vulgaris str. Hildenborough, a single genomic window includes:
- a CDS encoding ectoine/hydroxyectoine ABC transporter substrate-binding protein EhuB — translation MPARIRVPRWVSVLALAVGGMSLLFVTSALLPLLHTDQSESWRDTIRIGYAIEPPYAFVNKNGNVTGESPELARIVARRAGVRSTRFVLCDFNRLIDALVAGEIDVIASGMFITPKRIKRIAFSQPTTTVHPGLLVQRGNPHKIDGYGAFKAGSGVRVAVLNGSVEQGYLLASGASSSAMVIVQTPQEALTALHDNAIQAIALSAPTVSFMVASSPSEFEAIAGFTPGEAPPEEHCAFGFRLDDTSLRQAFDAALAGYLGTQEHIEMISRFGFDRSAVPQTR, via the coding sequence ATGCCCGCCAGAATACGCGTACCTCGGTGGGTTTCGGTGCTCGCGCTGGCAGTCGGCGGCATGAGCCTGCTTTTCGTGACTTCAGCACTGCTTCCCCTGCTCCATACAGACCAGTCCGAATCATGGCGCGACACCATCCGTATCGGGTATGCCATTGAGCCTCCCTATGCCTTCGTGAACAAGAATGGCAACGTGACAGGCGAATCTCCCGAACTGGCGCGCATCGTGGCCCGCAGAGCGGGTGTCCGCTCTACCCGCTTCGTCCTGTGCGATTTCAACAGGCTCATCGATGCGCTCGTCGCAGGCGAAATAGACGTTATCGCCTCCGGCATGTTCATCACCCCGAAGCGCATAAAGCGCATCGCCTTCTCACAGCCCACCACCACGGTTCACCCGGGGCTTCTGGTACAGCGCGGCAACCCGCACAAGATAGACGGCTACGGGGCATTCAAAGCTGGTTCGGGGGTGAGGGTGGCGGTACTGAACGGCTCCGTCGAACAGGGCTATCTGCTGGCATCCGGGGCCTCATCTTCCGCCATGGTCATCGTGCAGACACCTCAAGAGGCGCTCACCGCGCTACACGACAACGCCATACAGGCAATCGCCCTCTCTGCGCCGACCGTGAGCTTCATGGTCGCGTCATCTCCATCCGAGTTCGAAGCCATTGCGGGGTTCACCCCCGGAGAGGCCCCACCCGAGGAGCACTGCGCGTTCGGGTTCCGCCTCGATGACACATCATTGAGGCAGGCCTTCGATGCAGCACTTGCCGGGTATCTGGGGACGCAAGAGCACATCGAAATGATATCGCGTTTCGGATTCGACAGATCAGCCGTACCCCAGACGCGATAA